The Catharus ustulatus isolate bCatUst1 chromosome 35, bCatUst1.pri.v2, whole genome shotgun sequence nucleotide sequence ccaaattctgctcAGATCCTTCCATGGTGCGCTGGGATCAATGGAACCACCCTGGATCCCTCTGGgatgatcccaaattcccaaatcccgcTCAGATCTGTCCATGGAGTGCTGGGATCACTGGAATCACCCAGGATCCCTCCAGGACGATCCCAAATCCCGCTCAGATCTGTCCATGGCGTGCTGGGATCAATGGAACCACCCTGGATCCCTCCAGgacaatcccaaattcccaaattttgctCAGATCCATCCATGGCGTGCTGGGATCAATGGAACCACCCTGGATCCTTCCAGGACGATTCCAATTTCCCGATCCCCGCTCAGATCTGTCCGTGGCGCTCTGGGATCACTAGAATCACCCAGAATCCCTCCAGGacgatcccaaatcctgctcagaTCTCTCCATGGAGCGGTGGAATCAATGGAATCACCCTGGATCCCTCTgggatgatcccaaatcccaaatccccgcTCAGATCTGTCcatggagctctgggatcaATGGAACCATCCCAGACCCCTCCAGgatgatcccaaattcccaaaccccgCTCAGATCTATCCATGGTGCTCTGGAATCACTGGAATCACCCTGGATCCCTCCAGGacgatcccaaatccccaaattttgctCAGATCCATCCGTGGCGTTCTGGGATCAATGGAACCACCTGGGATCCTTCCAGgatgatcccaaattcccaaatcccgaTCAGATCCATCCATGGAGCTCCAGGATCCCATGAGACCATCCCAGATCCCTCTGGGAcgatcccaaatttcccaaaccccctcagatCCATCcatggagctctgggatcaATGGAACCATCCCAGATCCCTCCAGGCCGATCCCAAACTCCCGATCCCTGCTCAGATCTGTccatgctgtgctgggatcacTGGAACCATCCCAGATCCTTCCAGAAAGATCCCAATTTCCCAAATCCCCGCTCAGATCTGTCCGTGGCGCGCCTCGTAGCGCGCCAGGATGGCGCGGAAGCGCTGGAGCTCGCGGCGCGCGGCGGCCACCTCGAGGCGCAGCGCGGCGTTCTCGCGCTCCAGGAACGCCGCCCGCACCGAGATCTGGTTCTCCTTGAGGCGCCGCGCGTCCCGCGAGCGCTTGGCCGCCGCGTTGTTCCGCGAGCGCCGGCTCCAGTACTTCTCGTCCTGGGGGGGGACAAGGGGCGGTCAGGGGGGaacagggacacccagggacactgggagtgaCCACTGGGGttgggatggacactgggagtgacccctggggtggggatggacACTGAGAATGACCCCAAGGACaagggatggacactgggagtGACCTCAGGAACaagggatggacactgggagtGATCACTGGGGTGGGGAGagctccagggacactgggagtgaCCACTGGGGttgggatggacactgggaatgaCCCCAAGGACaagggatggacactgggagtGACCACTGGGGttgggatggacactgggagtGACCCCAAGGACATTGGGATCCACCCAAGGATgttgggatggacacagggatgggggatggacactgggaatgaCCTCAAGGATgagggatggacactgggagtgatccctggggtggggagagccccagggacactgggagtgaCCACTGGGGTTGGGGTGGACACTGGGAATGACCCCAGGGGGGTTGGGATCCACCCAGGGGTGttgggatggacactgggagtGACCCCAAGGACaagggatggacactgggatgaccccagggatgagggatggacatgggggtgggggatggacactgggaatgaCCACTGGGACgagggatggacactgggatgggggatggacactgggagtgaccccagggacaagggatggacactgggatgggggatggacactgggaatgaCCCCAAGAACAAGGCATGGACACTGGGAATCATCcccaaataatccccaaaaaatctcaaaaataaaatcccaaaaattcccaaacaataaaataaaacaaaataaaaaaccccaaaactctttaaaaaaaatctcaaaaaatctaaaaaaaaaaatccataaaaaatccaaaaaaaatctccaaaaaataataataaaaaaatcccaaaaaaatcccctcaaaaactccccccacaaaaaaataaaatttaaaaaaaaatcccaaaaaaatctaaaaaaatccccccacaAAACCTcactaaaatccccaaaaatcccccccaaaaaatctcaaaaaaaatttcaaaaacccccaaccccaccccaaaaatccccaaaaaatcttaagaaaaaaagaaaaaaaccacaaaaaatccccaaaaatcccgcAGCTGGCTGACCCCAACCccaatttttgtgattttttttggggtgtttttggctggtttttggggtgatttttggtgtttttggtaCCTTCTGCTCCTCGGGCACGTGCACCTTGCGCGCCTTGCGGGCGATGGGCTGCGGCCGCAGCTCCTCCTGCGAGAAGCGCAGGCGCCGGGGGTCGAACggggcagcccctccccccAGCGCCTCGGCCTCCGGCAGCGCCTCCGCGGGCGCCcgcggcgggcccggggctgcggggggggacagagagggggTTATGTCGCGATATGTCGCGATATGTCATGATATGTCGCGATAGGAGGGCGGTGTGCCTGTGGGGGGCGGTGCCACAAGCTCGTGGGGGGAGGGCCAGGGCTGCGGGCGGGGATGGCGAGGGGTTTATGTCACGATATATCGCGATAGGAGGGCAGTGTGCCTGTGGGGGGCGGTGCCACAAGCTCGTGGGGGGGGCCTGGGGCTACAGGGGGGGAATGGCAAGGGGTTTATGTCACGATATGTCGCGATAGGTTGGATTATGTCGCGATACGTCATGATAGGAGGGCAATATGTCGCGATAGGAGGGCGGTGTGCCCGTGGGGGGCGGTGCCACAAGCTCATGGGAGGGAACAGCAAGGGGTTTATGTCGTGATACATCACAATATGTTGCGATATATCGCGATAGGAGGGCGGTGTGACTGCGGAGGGGGGTGCCACAAGCTCGTGGGGGGGAATGGCAAGGTGTTTATGTCGTGATATGTCACGATAGGAGGGCGGTGTGGCCATTGGGGAGGGTGCCACAAGCTCGTGGGGGGGAACGGCGAGGCGTCTATG carries:
- the LOC117009720 gene encoding D site-binding protein; protein product: MAAGDSGRSEKGMDEPGGSRGGFAPPPPWERPGPPPPPQLGGGGAGGGGAELEYVDLDEFLREHGLPPPSPPETPETPERAPAPGPPRAPAEALPEAEALGGGAAPFDPRRLRFSQEELRPQPIARKARKVHVPEEQKDEKYWSRRSRNNAAAKRSRDARRLKENQISVRAAFLERENAALRLEVAAARRELQRFRAILARYEARHGQI